A section of the Candidatus Bathyarchaeota archaeon genome encodes:
- a CDS encoding DUF5679 domain-containing protein codes for MEFFCLKCREKKEVMQEQISSEDRDGKTLFRSKCPSCSTSMAKFGKKS; via the coding sequence ATGGAATTCTTCTGTTTAAAATGCAGAGAAAAAAAAGAAGTAATGCAGGAGCAGATAAGTTCTGAAGATAGAGATGGAAAGACTCTATTCAGATCAAAATGTCCAAGCTGTAGCACATCAATGGCGAAGTTTGGAAAGAAAAGTTAG